The segment ACTCTGTTCCAGGTTCTTCTTGTCCTGGCGTAAACTCTTGTACAAAATGAGTACGCATTGCATTTTTTAATTTACCCACTTATTTCTCCTCCTTATAAACAGTTATATTTGCTTGTATATTTAACAAAAAAATGTACCATCCTTGGTTATCAATCTGATTAATAAATGGCTTATTCGTCACCACTAATTCTTCCAATTCAAAGCTACCATTATGGCTACCTAATTCAGTTAATAATTCCAGTTCATTTTGAACTAGCCACAAGGTATCATTTAAAATCTTGTGGCCTTTTGACTTCATGGCAAACTCATAATTTAATTGCTGATCCTTGGTGCCATCCATATACTCCTGAACGGTTCGTGATCCAGGTAGTGGATAAACTACAAAAGATTCTTCTGCACCTAAGAATCCGGTTTTTAAAGGTATAGGGAGATCGGGCAACGCATTAACTTTATCTTTTAATCTCTCGATAAAATCCATCACCAGTCAGCTCCCTTCAAGAATGCTTTTACCCAATGTGGCGTGTGCGATGCTTTTGCCTTGTTATCCCACCGGGGTCCGGTTCCAGGTGTAGTATAGTTGTACATGTACATATAAAAGAGTCTTCTTGCATAAGGTGTGTTGTAATTAATCGCTTTGCCATCAATGTCTATGGTTGCTGTTTGCCTCAGGGTACCTTCATCCATAGGAACATATTGATTCATATCCGCTAATGCTTGATTGGCCAGTGCGTACCTTCCCCGGTCTACATTTTTCTGCTCTAGCTTTTGCTTAACGTTATTTAGATCCACTGTTACCCTTACCATCAAACCACCTCTAATTCATACGAATAAATAGTTTTAGAGTATGCTTCGTAGATGGGTACAACTTTAGTAAGTTTATGGTCAATTCCATCAAAATGAAGAAGAGATCCATGTTTAAATAAAGGTAATGGTGTTGTTATCCCTTCATAACAAAAAACAACTGCATTATAGATCAGTTGTTTTCCAGAGGTTGTGGATGAATATTCGGCACCGCGGTCAATACGACAATGTTCTATTAACTTTGGAACTGAATAAACAGGTTCTGACCAACTATTCTCGCCCATATATTCCTTGTATTCAAAAGAATCAATACAGAATTTTTTGGGTGGCTTAGGCATTACCATAGACTCACCCCTCTGAATAAAAGCCCAGTACCTTCAAGGTAAATAAACACATCTTCTGCAACTAAAGGTTTACTTTCATTTGCACCAGATGGATTATACCTACTTGCATTTGAGACGCTAGTACGGCCAGCAGTGAACGTCTGAGGAGTGTTGTTTATCTCTTCAAATGTCGTAGCACCCAAAACATGAAAATACTCAATTTGAGCGGTCAGAGCAAGTTTGAATTGCCGCACTCTCCAAGCATTATCTCCCGAAATATCTTGACGTTGATAAAAATGATTCGTCACGGTGTCCAGAATGGAAGAAGATTTAGGCAGAAGCTCACTAAACTGTTCTACCGGAATGTCTTTTTGCGTCATTTGCTGAAATTCTTCAAATGTGAGATAGGGCATGTTCTCCCTCCTATAAAAAGAAAGGAAGACTATTCGCCTTCCTCCTGATCTTCAAGTAACTGTTTAAGAGTTTCATTGCTAGCGTTCCCCTTAAACTCAACGCCTAGCTCTGTAAGTCGTTCTTTAGCAACTTCTCTATCAAACTCTTGTTTTTCCTCAATCAGTTCGATAAATTTCCCTTTTTCTTTAAGGTTGTGCTCCACTTCATCTGCTCGTTCTTCAGATAATTCAATTTCTGCATTTTGCTTGTACACTTCTTTTGTATGAATGTCGCGAAATGTGTTTAAAACCTTGTATTTAGCCATTGCTATCACCTATCCCTTTCTTATCCTACTGGTGCATCAATTACCTTGATGACAGCTTTCTTATTTGCTGGCAGGATAAACTCTCCCGCTTTACCAGCTCCCTGGAAAGCCACTCCATCAAAGTCTTCTGATTCGATTGTTCGAGTAGTGTTGATACCAGTGAATTGTTTACCGACTCCGGTAATGGAAGTGTAAGCAATTTCACCAGTTTGGAACTTCGTTTCTGGAACTTCTTTAATCAAGAAACCTTTGAACATAAGGATGTTATTTTGATCTACATTGGCACCAGAACGCTTTGCAGAAGTAGTAATAGGGTGGTCAACAATCGCATTGTACAATGCAGGTTTTACCCATGCCATCTTCGTCCCCACGGCTCCCATGTTTACGTATGCTGTAGATAGATCATTGAATAGTTTTAGTACTGCATCATTGGACAAGTCCAATAATTCCAGGGCAGAGGCAGCACTATTAGAAATGAATAACCCGCCTTTATTATCAAACAATTGTACCTTAGCTTGGGCCTGTAGCTCTGAGCGATCGGCAACGGTTGCGGCAAAGTCATTATTTACTGTGTGACGGTCAATACCTTCGTGGAATACCCATTCCCAAGTGTAAGGTACATCTGTGTCCGTGTAGATGATTTCTTGTCGTTGTCCAAAGCGTGTGGTGCTACTTGTGCCTGTTCCAAATCCAACGTTTGGATCTTTGTTGTATTCAGTCCCGATTACCACAGGGATGTCGCTGGTTTTAATGGAGAACGCTGTTTTGTTGTGCGTTACCCCATCCAATGCTTCCAGGCCACCTCCAAAGAACTCGGAGAAGTATGCCTGTTTTTTGTAAACGGCTTGCAAGAGCTCCTTGAATTGCTTTTGATAGCTGCGTACTGCTTGATTGTTGTTTTCACCGGCGAAAGTTTGTAAGTCTAATCGTAATAGTTGTTTTCCCATGTTTCATTCCTTCTTTCTTTTAATTGTATTTAGCCATTTTAGCTGCAAAAGGGTCATCGTCCCCC is part of the Sutcliffiella sp. FSL R7-0096 genome and harbors:
- a CDS encoding minor capsid protein, which gives rise to MDFIERLKDKVNALPDLPIPLKTGFLGAEESFVVYPLPGSRTVQEYMDGTKDQQLNYEFAMKSKGHKILNDTLWLVQNELELLTELGSHNGSFELEELVVTNKPFINQIDNQGWYIFLLNIQANITVYKEEK
- a CDS encoding minor capsid protein, with protein sequence MVRVTVDLNNVKQKLEQKNVDRGRYALANQALADMNQYVPMDEGTLRQTATIDIDGKAINYNTPYARRLFYMYMYNYTTPGTGPRWDNKAKASHTPHWVKAFLKGADW
- a CDS encoding putative minor capsid protein, translating into MVMPKPPKKFCIDSFEYKEYMGENSWSEPVYSVPKLIEHCRIDRGAEYSSTTSGKQLIYNAVVFCYEGITTPLPLFKHGSLLHFDGIDHKLTKVVPIYEAYSKTIYSYELEVV
- a CDS encoding phage capsid protein produces the protein MGKQLLRLDLQTFAGENNNQAVRSYQKQFKELLQAVYKKQAYFSEFFGGGLEALDGVTHNKTAFSIKTSDIPVVIGTEYNKDPNVGFGTGTSSTTRFGQRQEIIYTDTDVPYTWEWVFHEGIDRHTVNNDFAATVADRSELQAQAKVQLFDNKGGLFISNSAASALELLDLSNDAVLKLFNDLSTAYVNMGAVGTKMAWVKPALYNAIVDHPITTSAKRSGANVDQNNILMFKGFLIKEVPETKFQTGEIAYTSITGVGKQFTGINTTRTIESEDFDGVAFQGAGKAGEFILPANKKAVIKVIDAPVG